From the Lolium rigidum isolate FL_2022 chromosome 2, APGP_CSIRO_Lrig_0.1, whole genome shotgun sequence genome, one window contains:
- the LOC124688086 gene encoding pathogenesis-related protein 1-like, with protein sequence MASTNSWTLELESRVAAQRKFRACVMDWHNLAPKLAPHIFDNAHHAEGDGGIGSVRHYNCNSAMPFNVMKKKVEFLDVDKCECKYTIECDGTETATFNVKVKPTANGGSVAKVECTYKGVEGKDKMLKAKDSVTEMFNTAEAYLIANPDAYN encoded by the exons AtggcctccaccaacagctgGACCCTCGAGCTCGAGTCGCGAGTGGCTGCGCAGCGCAAGTTCCGCGCCTGCGTCATGGACTGGCACAATCTGGCACCCAAGCTCGCCCCACACATCTTCGACAACGCCCACCATGCTGAGGGAGATGGCGGTATCGGCAGCGTCAGGCACTACAACTGCAACTCAG CCATGCCCTTCAACGTCATGAAGAAGAAGGTTGAGTTCCTCGATGTGGACAAGTGCGAGTGCAAATACACCATCGAGTGTGACGGCACTGAGACGGCCACGTTTAATGTCAAGGTGAAGCCAACGGCTAACGGTGGGAGTGTGGCGAAGGTGGAATGCACGTACAAGGGCGTGGAGGGGAAGGACAAGATGCTCAAGGCCAAGGACTCTGTCACTGAGATGTTCAACACTGCTGAGGCCTACCTCATCGCCAACCCAGATGCGTACAACTAA
- the LOC124688087 gene encoding pathogenesis-related protein 1-like — MASTNSWTLELESKVAAPRKFRACVMDWHNLAPKLAPHIFDSAHHAEGDGGIGSVRHYNCNSAMPFNVMKKKVEFLDVDKCECKYTIECDGTETATFNVKVKPTANGGSVAKVECTYKGVEGKDKMLKAKDSVTEMFNTAEAYLIANPDAYN; from the exons AtggcctccaccaacagctgGACCCTGGAGCTTGAGTCGAAGGTGGCCGCGCCGCGCAAGTTCCGCGCCTGCGTCATGGACTGGCACAATCTGGCACCCAAGCTCGCCCCACACATCTTCGACAGCGCCCACCATGCTGAAGGAGATGGTGGCATCGGCAGCGTCAGGCACTACAACTGCAACTCAG CCATGCCCTTCAACGTCATGAAGAAGAAGGTCGAGTTCCTCGATGTGGACAAGTGCGAGTGCAAATATACCATCGAGTGTGACGGCACTGAGACAGCCACGTTTAACGTCAAGGTGAAGCCAACGGCCAACGGTGGGAGTGTGGCCAAGGTGGAATGCACGTACAAGGGCGTGGAGGGGAAGGACAAGATGCTCAAGGCTAAGGACTCTGTCACTGAGATGTTCAAcactgccgaggcctacctcatcGCCAACCCGGACGCGTACAACTAA